In Arachis hypogaea cultivar Tifrunner chromosome 2, arahy.Tifrunner.gnm2.J5K5, whole genome shotgun sequence, a genomic segment contains:
- the LOC112720137 gene encoding uncharacterized protein, translating to MALIVDQQSNFKHFCKICKKGFGCGRALGGHMRAHGIGDESGHMDDDDPASDWEDRLGGNVPPSNKRMYALRTNPNRLKSCRVCENCGKEFLSWKSFLEHGKCTSEDAESLVSSPGSDAAADGIGPTRRGCGWSKRKRSLRAKVGSFNYNCPSSEEEDLANCLMMLSNAIVDPLTSAVAEPEESCASASRDEEQRRNPMNFVAPFSSYKVPNNDNNNNNNNKAKGVAKGLFECKACKKVFNSHQALGGHRASHKKVKGCFAARLDNLDDSLADDDVMTHEEFFPTKSNSTFQFDQNPHHNSATLASSSKRKSKVHECSICHRSFSSGQALGGHKRCHWITSNAPDTSTLARFQQFQEHLDQIPKFDGSSEPLDLKLDLNLPAPTNDLSRRNNNVNVSTEIFLQPWVGRAGGGTATKENNTNMKDDSNNNNNNSQSQISHQHPTNHNQIDHNENVGVDGDKNNSNPNNNNNNNNNNNDLMQSVDNEADSKIKLAKLSELKDMNIGGTSSPWLQVGIGSTTADVGTDQ from the coding sequence atggctTTGATTGTGGATCAACAATCAAACTTTAAACACTTCTGTAAAATTTGCAAAAAAGGATTTGGTTGTGGAAGAGCTCTAGGAGGACACATGAGGGCTCATGGAATAGGAGATGAATCAGGTCACATGGATGATGATGACCCAGCAAGTGATTGGGAAGATAGGCTTGGTGGAAATGTTCCACCAAGCAACAAGCGCATGTATGCTCTTAGAACAAACCCTAATAGGTTAAAGAGTTGTAGGGTGTGTGAAAATTGTGGCAAGGAGTTTTTGTCTTGGAAATCCTTTCTTGAGCACGGTAAATGCACCTCCGAGGACGCAGAGTCCCTCGTATCCTCTCCAGGGTCCGATGCTGCTGCTGATGGCATCGGACCTACCAGGAGAGGATGCGGGTGGTCCAAAAGAAAGAGGTCGTTAAGAGCAAAAGTGGGTAGCTTCAATTACAATTGCCCCTCAAGCGAAGAGGAAGACCTAGCGAATTGCTTAATGATGTTGTCCAATGCGATTGTGGACCCTCTGACGTCGGCCGTGGCCGAGCCGGAGGAGTCTTGCGCCTCGGCCAGCAGAGACGAGGAGCAAAGAAGAAACCCTATGAACTTTGTTGCACCATTCTCTTCTTATAAAGTTCCAAACAAcgataacaacaataacaataacaacaaggcGAAAGGTGTTGCTAAGGGCTTGTTTGAATGCAAAGCGTGCAAGAAGGTTTTCAACTCGCACCAAGCGTTGGGTGGCCACAGAGCTAGCCACAAGAAGGTTAAGGGCTGCTTTGCGGCGAGGCTGGACAATCTCGACGACAGCCTCGCCGACGATGACGTCATGACACACGAAGAATTCTTCCCTACAAAATCAAACTCAACATTCCAATTTGATCAAAACCCTCACCATAACTCAGCCACATTGGCCTCATCATCAAAGAGGAAATCAAAGGTTCATGAATGCTCCATTTGCCATAGAAGCTTCTCCTCAGGACAAGCATTGGGAGGCCACAAAAGGTGCCATTGGATCACATCAAATGCACCGGACACTTCCACATTGGCTAGGTTTCAACAATTTCAGGAACATTTGGATCAAATACCAAAGTTTGATGGATCTTCTGAGCCTCTTGATCTCAAACTTGACCTCAACCTTCCTGCACCAACCAATGATCTTTCTAGAAGGAATAACAATGTTAATGTTTCCACAGAAATCTTCTTGCAGCCATGGGTAGGAAGAGCAGGAGGAGGAACCGCCACAAAGGAAAACAATACAAACATGAAAGATGatagcaacaataataacaacaatagccAGAGTCAAATTAGTCACCAGCACCCCACCAACCATAACCAAATTGATCATAATGAAAATGTTGGTGTTGACGGGGACAAGAATAATAGTaaccccaacaacaacaacaacaacaacaacaataacaatgattTGATGCAAAGTGTGGATAATGAAGCTGATAGTAAGATCAAGCTAGCAAAACTTAGTGAGCTAAAGGACATGAACATTGGTGGCACTTCTTCACCATGGCTGCAGGTTGGAATTGGTTCAACAACTGCTGATGTTGGCACCGATCAGTAa